From the genome of Papaver somniferum cultivar HN1 chromosome 2, ASM357369v1, whole genome shotgun sequence, one region includes:
- the LOC113351397 gene encoding uncharacterized protein LOC113351397: MDWDSVDTPKQDCSSISSSSLNFISNDTEHRLFFFLLSISGELVISEIYPVAFGIVPCENCESWQWFLTNLKGIIHENRPLTIISNRGIVLLKHVPEVFPNALHSLCLYHMKGNVLVPKGKSRQTAVKLFEECYTALTKEKFYASTKSMSNLKLDSVVAWMMKIPFENWDAHAFLGERWGENTSNIAEIFNNVIKHDKPLPALELVDAIRAKVMEHNYKRLLESNKWTTRLTPRMQARFNKRITDCRSYKFRRSSEKVFEIISPTGKHNVDLDSRTCRCKWWQKHSFPCTHAMKSMLQIGNDEPYNYISPYYTSDYYRRLYSRPYILFRTLRSHLELMNRGMFCLPMAVKNKV; encoded by the exons ATGGATTGGGATTCAGTTGATACaccaaaacaggattg CAGCAGCATCTCATCTTCCTCTCTGAATTTCATCTCTAACGACACAGAACATCGCCTCTTTTTCTTTCtcctctcaatttcaggtgaacTCGTAATTTCAG AGATCTATCCAGTTGCATTTGGAATTGTTCCTTGTGAAAATTGTGAGAGTTGGCAATGGTTCTTAACCAATTTGAAGGGTATTATTCATGAAAATCGTCCACTGACCATCATATCAAATCGTGGAATTGTCCTTTTGAAGCATGTGCCTGAAGTCTTCCCAAATGCTttacattccttatgtttgtacCATATGAAAGGAAATGTTCTAGTTCCAAAGGGCAAGAGCAGACAAACTGCAGTCAAGTTATTCGAAGAGTGCTACACTGCATTAACAAAGGAAAAATTTTATGCTTCTACGAAGAGTATGAGTAATCTAAAGTTGGATTCGGTGGTTgcttggatgatgaagattccgttCGAGAATTGGGATGCTCATGCATTTCTAGGAGAAAGGTGGGGTGAGAACACATCTAATATTGCTGAGATTTTTAACAATGTTATTAAGCATGATAAGCCACTTCCAGCACTTGAGCTTGTCGATGCTATTCGTGCTAAGGTAATGGAGCATAATTACAAGAGGTTATTGGAGTCTAACAAGTGGACTACAAGGCTTACTCCTCGTATGCAAGCAAGATTTAACAAGAGGATAACCGACTGTCGTTCATACAAGTTTCGGAGATCAAGTGAGAAAGTATTTGAGATTATTTCTCCAACAGGAAAGCATAATGTCGACTTGGATTCTAGAACTTGCAGATGCAAATGGTGGCAAAAACATAGCTTTCCTTGCACTCATGCAATGAAATCCATGTTGCAGATTGGAAATGATGAACCGTACAACTACATTAGCCCTTATTATACTTCAGACTACTATAGAAGGTTGTACTCTCGACCATATATCCTATTCCGGACTCTGAGAAGCCACCTGGAATTAATGAATAGGGGTATGTTTTGCCTCCCAATGGCGGTCAAGAACAAGGTGTAA
- the LOC113351398 gene encoding protein NDR1-like yields MFIAILITLCLISSVKCISPPNIYLKKFDVPGLDGKASNASQVTGNATTISVELSFWNLISYGAEQQQTVYYDNINLAVYYFSNSNSKLATGNFTIPEFHHRFAWSTHRTGTIKTLGVPWEEARTEVSSGRMAIFRIELDTKTRYSNGIWKSKRHDLRVGTNVTINDRGTMSSNNDLKLSSALVYAGDCVRVGIVALSVLVLHILM; encoded by the coding sequence ATGTTCATAGCAATTTTAATCACTCTATGTTTGATTAGTTCTGTCAAGTGCATTTCTCCCCCAAATATCTATCTCAAAAAGTTTGATGTTCCTGGCCTTGACGGAAAGGCGTCAAATGCATCTCAAGTTACCGGCAACGCCACGACTATTTCTGTCGAGCTCAGTTTCTGGAACCTAATAAGTTACGGAGCAGAGCAGCAACAAACTGTTTACTACGATAATATAAATCTAGCTGTTTATTATTTTAGCAATAGTAACTCAAAGTTAGCAACCGGAAACTTTACTATACCCGAGTTTCATCATCGGTTTGCTTGGTCAACTCATCGTACAGGAACAATTAAGACTCTTGGGGTACCTTGGGAAGAAGCTAGAACAGAGGTTTCTAGCGGGAGGATGGCTATATTTCGAATCGAATTAGATACAAAAACTCGGTACTCGAATGGAATTTGGAAGTCGAAAAGACATGATTTGAGAGTAGGAACTAACGTTACTATCAACGATCGGGGAACGATGTCTTCAAACAACGATTTGAAGCTGTCCAGTGCTTTGGTGTACGCCGGTGATTGTGTTCGTGTCGGAATCGTTGCATTATCGGTTCTTGTATTACATATTCTTATGTGA
- the LOC113348053 gene encoding clathrin interactor EPSIN 1-like, with amino-acid sequence MDFMKVLDQAVREIKREVNIKVLKVPEMEQKVLDATSDEPWGPHGTDLTEIAQATKKITECQMVMNVLWSRLSDRNGNWRYVYKALTVIEYLVANGSERALDDIIGHTFAISSLSDFEFVEPNGKDVGINVRKKVETLTALLHDNNKIQEVRNKAAANRDKYVGLSSSGMTYKSSSAGYGSSSFQQSDRYGAFGDKRDGEMFKDSYRDRDRLGGEESCKSSREKLRRGVSGDGEGKNPKKGSIRHGRDKTALSSSSKSNHSDDNYGAVPSQSSATPNDAEDDFDDFDPRGTSTAGSAAAQPAPATVTEVDLFGDFMSDPIPTTAESNTINRNSAADADLFEDADFVSAPPKLEVAADFPAQTNVDLFASAPSVPSSLASPMDFFAAPDPVPPTDSKPAKSEPMSSSTVDPFAAIPVNNFDGGDMFGDFTSNTNQQVPSQAANNSTTDSILNSESPSVESKLPKKNSFQVKSGIWADSLSRGLIDLNITAPTPAKTNLADIGIVGGLGDMSDETKGAQTSHYMGKAMGTGSGYGMAGSGYGTSSAGSGMSGFTSTGTGSVNDDDFFSSLSQPQTYGSFKK; translated from the exons GTTTTGGATGCAACAAGCGATGAACCTTGGGGTCCTCATGGAACTGATCTGACCGAGATAGCACAAGCAACTAAAAAGAT TACTGAGTGCCAGATGGTTATGAATGTGCTCTGGTCAAGATTGTCAGATAGGAACGGAAACTGGCGCTATGTTTATAAG GCTCTGACTGTTATCGAGTATTTAGTGGCGAATGGGTCTGAACGTGCACTTGATGACATCATAGGACATACTTTTGCAATATCA TCACTATCAGATTTCGAATTTGTTGAGCCTAATGGAAAGGACGTGGGTATCAATGTGAGAAAAAAGGTGGAAACTCTTACGGCTCTTTTACATGATAATAACAAAATACAAGAAGTTAGAAATAAAGCTGCTGCAAACCGTGATAA GTATGTTGGCCTTTCTTCATCTGGAATGACATATAAATCAAGTTCGGCAGGATACGGTAGCAGCAGCTTCCAGCAAAGTGACCGATATGGAGCCTTTGGTGATAAAAGAGATGGGGAGATGTTTAAGGATAGTTACAGAGACAGGGACCGTCTCGGAGGAGAAGAATCTTGCAAAAGTAGTCGTGAAAAGTTGCGTAGAGGAGTTTCTGGTGACGGTGAAGGAAAAAACCCGAAAAAGGGATCCATACGCCATGGAAG ggaCAAAACTGCTTTGTCATCATCGTCAAAGTCAAATCATTCTGATGATAATTATGGTGCTGTTCCTTCCCAAAGCTCAGCCACACCAAATGATGCTGAAGATGATTTTGATGATTTCGATCCTCGAGGAACTTCCACAGCTG GATCAGCAGCTGCACAGCCTGCACCTGCAACTGTTACCGAAGTGGATTTGTTTGGTGACTTCATGAGTGATCCAATACCTACTACAGCGGAATCAAATACCATAAATAGGAATTCTGCAGCTGACGCTGATCTGTTTGAAGATGCAGATTTTGTTTCAGCCCCACCCAAGTTAGAAGTTGCAGCAGATTTTCCGGCTCAG ACCAATGTTGATCTCTTTGCATCGGCACCTTCTGTTCCTTCATCTCTTGCTTCTCCAATGGATTTTTTCGCTGCTCCTGATCCTGTCCCACCCACAGACAGCAAGCCTGCAAAATCTGAGCCAATGAGTTCCAGTACGGTTGATCCTTTTGCTGCAATACCAGTTAATAATTTTGATGGAGGAGACATGTTTGGGGATTTTACTTCCAATACCAATCAGCAAGTGCCTTCACAAGCAGCAAATAACTCTACCACTGATAGCATCCTTAACAGTGAGAGTCCTTCAGTTGAATCTAAGCTACCGAAGAAGAACTCGTTCCAGGTCAAGTCTGGAATTTGGGCGGATTCATTGAGTCGTGGTCTCATCGATCTCAATATCACAGCTC CTACTCCGGCAAAGACAAATCTAGCAGATATTGGAATTGTTGGTGGACTTGGTGACATGTCAGATGAGACCAAAGGAGCTCAAACTTCACATTACATGGGAAAAGCAATGGGCACCGGATCTGGTTATGGTATGGCTGGCTCAGGTTATGGCACGTCAAGTGCAGGCTCTGGTATGTCTGGGTTTACTTCCACAGGAACTGGAAGCGTCAACGACGATGACTTCTTCTCAAGCCTAAGCCAACCCCAAACATACGGTAGCTTCAAGAAAtaa